The nucleotide sequence GACGTAACGCTCGCCTTCTCGTTCCAGGCACTCGAAGAACTAACCCGACCGACACGAGCGTTCGACGACGCCGCGACGTGGGCGAGTCATGTCGGAATCGTCTCCTCGGAATCGTCCTTCGTCGAACGATGGCGAGTCCGTGAGGCGGGATACCCGCAGGACTTCTTGTCGGGTCCGCGTTCGATCGGAGAGGCACTCTCGAGTCTTCGAAATCACTTCGAGACGGAAAGGCACGTGTTCGTCGGGACGGACGAGACCGGGGGGTCGCAGAGACGGTACCTGACTGGATCTTCCAATCGGTGACCGATGCTGCAACGGCTGCGGACTGGCGGCTTGGAACTACGTTCTCGACTGGCTACGACTGGCCTTAGCGAGTCAAGTCTGGGACCGAATTTCCGGTCCAAGTTATCCACGAGTAGCGGCCGGCCGCCTCAGAGAAATCGCTTGTCGGCCTGTTCTGACCGGATCGTCGATTCCGACGCATCGAGCCAGCCCGTTTCCACCTCGGACGGGATATCGAACTCGGGAACGAACGGTTTGATATCAAGCAGCGGCGTCCCGTCGACGACATCGATACCGCTCACGGTCAGTTCCCGTTCTGTGACGGACTCGATTGCCACAACAGAGAGGCCGATCGAATTCGGACGTTGTGGCGCCCGTGTCGAGAAGACTCCTCGTCGTTCGTCATCGAGAAACGGTTCGACCCGTAGGGGAGCGTCGTCGCCAGATGCGTGAAAATGGTACAACAGGATACAGTGCGAGAAATCGGCAAGATCCGCTAATCCATCCGCATACGACGCCTCGATCTCGACAGTTCCCGTGACTGAATCTGCTCCGATCGGTTGAACTGGCATTCCTTCTGGTGATTCGAACGGCGTCCGTATCACCCCAATTGATTCGTAGCTGAACGTGTCCTTGGGCACGTTCGTGGCTTCGTCTTGTAGAGAAAATAGCTTTATTGAACCCATTCGCTGGCAATAATTTTCAAAGTCTGGCATATACATAGCGCGCGTTCAGCGCGTCAGCCACGTGGGAGCAGGAGGTGTCCAATCCAGTCAATTTACCGAGTCTGTCCGTCGAGGTTCGGGCGCATCCCACGGGCTAAAATGTTTTGATGAAAATTAGTTTTCAAGAAAAAAGGAATATTTTTCTTCTATACAACTCTAATTTGCTAACGCAATGGTAGTAGAAACAGCGGACCTACGATCGGAACTCGAAGCGAAGGGAG is from Haloplanus salinarum and encodes:
- a CDS encoding DUF7124 domain-containing protein, which produces MPSDDVTLAFSFQALEELTRPTRAFDDAATWASHVGIVSSESSFVERWRVREAGYPQDFLSGPRSIGEALSSLRNHFETERHVFVGTDETGGSQRRYLTGSSNR
- the tsaA gene encoding tRNA (N6-threonylcarbamoyladenosine(37)-N6)-methyltransferase TrmO produces the protein MPKDTFSYESIGVIRTPFESPEGMPVQPIGADSVTGTVEIEASYADGLADLADFSHCILLYHFHASGDDAPLRVEPFLDDERRGVFSTRAPQRPNSIGLSVVAIESVTERELTVSGIDVVDGTPLLDIKPFVPEFDIPSEVETGWLDASESTIRSEQADKRFL